One window of Atribacter laminatus genomic DNA carries:
- a CDS encoding V-type ATP synthase subunit I, translating into MAIRNMKKVEILIHRSLHDETFDILQDMGVLQITSHQELKNDDPLEEFHSEDIERNMNETRYCLEFMNKYRTEKQPFLESFFPAPIPIKKSEFLDKVFDHSQIYKNCQSIEEQLNTIRTSMNRLYTQLEFLNRIENLSIALEDIGTTRYVKSYLLEMNEAQCPLLQNRLDQIGKEYSLQKFPGKERNCFAFLIVHQDLIEPLESIFTEESISVLSLPQAFEGTPKDAIQSVEKKIQKLEKERNGVEEEAVSLLKHEPELKITLDYYSTVLERRNSEAQIFKTHDVSLITGWAIEETIPAIEERMKSIGKEWVISQRDPEPGEDVPIALENGPWSQNFDVLTNLYGLPNYTEIDPTPFVAVFFFIFFGICLGDAIYGLIVALIGFMAPNFIQMPDSSKRFFRMLAWGGIASLIFGVITGSWMGDTFDYLPPFLSFLTVLKNKLVIINPLNNPLPMIIVSIVIGIFQVLIGLLVAFTKEWKRKKYQEAIFDHLSWFLFILSIAIYILTMALLPNLKTFGLWFLIATALFLVGTQGRKKKNPIMKVLSGLYSLYNITSYLGDVLSYSRLFALGLTTTIIAMLGRTIAGLFGSSPFVGWIIWIIIFVGFSVFNILMSGLGAFVHSARLNYVEFFTKFYENGGKPFQPLYYKTKYIKFTED; encoded by the coding sequence ATGGCAATTAGGAATATGAAAAAGGTAGAGATCCTCATTCACCGATCTCTTCACGACGAAACTTTTGATATACTCCAGGATATGGGAGTTTTACAAATCACGAGCCATCAAGAGTTAAAAAATGATGACCCTCTCGAGGAGTTCCATTCAGAAGATATTGAACGAAATATGAACGAGACACGTTATTGTCTTGAATTCATGAATAAATATCGTACTGAAAAACAACCTTTCTTAGAAAGCTTTTTTCCTGCACCCATTCCCATTAAAAAAAGCGAGTTTCTTGACAAGGTATTTGATCATAGTCAAATATATAAAAATTGTCAATCCATTGAAGAACAACTCAACACTATCCGTACTTCGATGAACCGTCTCTATACACAACTGGAATTTTTGAATCGAATTGAAAACCTTTCAATTGCCTTGGAAGATATTGGAACAACTCGCTATGTAAAAAGTTATCTTCTCGAAATGAATGAAGCCCAATGTCCGTTGCTTCAAAATCGTTTAGATCAAATTGGTAAAGAATATTCCCTTCAAAAATTTCCAGGGAAAGAGAGAAATTGTTTTGCTTTCCTCATCGTTCATCAAGACCTAATAGAGCCATTAGAATCCATTTTCACTGAGGAATCAATCAGTGTTCTTTCTCTTCCCCAGGCTTTTGAGGGAACACCAAAAGATGCTATCCAATCAGTTGAAAAGAAAATTCAAAAATTAGAGAAAGAACGAAATGGCGTCGAAGAAGAAGCCGTTTCTCTATTAAAGCATGAACCGGAATTAAAAATAACCCTTGATTATTATTCAACCGTATTGGAGCGGCGAAATTCTGAAGCCCAAATCTTCAAAACCCATGATGTCAGTTTGATTACCGGTTGGGCGATTGAAGAAACCATACCGGCAATTGAAGAAAGAATGAAATCAATCGGTAAGGAATGGGTGATTTCTCAAAGAGATCCTGAACCCGGAGAAGACGTTCCGATTGCATTGGAAAATGGTCCCTGGTCACAAAACTTCGATGTTCTAACCAATCTCTATGGATTACCAAACTATACCGAGATTGATCCTACACCTTTTGTTGCAGTCTTTTTCTTCATTTTTTTTGGTATTTGTCTGGGTGATGCTATTTATGGACTCATTGTCGCTTTGATTGGCTTTATGGCGCCTAACTTTATTCAAATGCCTGACTCCTCAAAGCGTTTTTTCCGAATGTTGGCTTGGGGAGGAATCGCATCATTAATATTCGGAGTAATAACCGGATCATGGATGGGGGATACCTTTGATTACCTCCCACCATTCTTGAGTTTTTTGACTGTTTTAAAAAATAAATTAGTTATTATCAATCCTTTAAATAATCCACTTCCTATGATTATTGTTTCTATTGTTATCGGGATTTTTCAGGTTTTAATTGGACTACTGGTGGCTTTTACCAAAGAATGGAAAAGAAAAAAATATCAGGAAGCCATCTTTGATCATTTGAGCTGGTTTCTATTTATTTTATCCATAGCTATTTATATCCTTACTATGGCTCTTCTTCCAAATCTAAAAACTTTTGGGCTTTGGTTCCTAATTGCTACAGCTCTTTTTTTGGTTGGAACTCAGGGAAGAAAAAAGAAAAATCCAATTATGAAAGTGTTATCCGGCCTATATAGTCTTTATAACATTACCTCTTATCTTGGAGATGTGTTGTCTTATTCTCGATTGTTTGCACTGGGACTGACCACAACTATTATTGCTATGTTGGGTCGGACTATTGCCGGTTTGTTTGGTTCTTCACCTTTTGTTGGGTGGATTATTTGGATAATCATCTTTGTCGGGTTTTCCGTTTTTAATATCCTAATGAGCGGATTAGGGGCTTTCGTCCATTCAGCACGTTTAAACTATGTGGAGTTTTTCACTAAATTTTACGAAAACGGTGGAAAACCCTTTCAGCCCCTTTATTATAAAACCAAGTACATAAAATTTACTGAAGACTAA
- a CDS encoding V-type ATP synthase subunit K encodes MFIDGVAFALLGSALAIGLAGIGSAKGVGIAGEAGAGIMTEDPSKFGQVLLLQALPGTQGIYGLLSGFWVLLKLGLFGGTPVAVTSAQGLQILFACLPIAIVGLISGISQGKTSAACIGLIAKRPEETGKAIILPAMVETYAVLALLATILLLNSVQL; translated from the coding sequence ATGTTCATTGATGGAGTTGCATTTGCTTTATTAGGTTCAGCCCTCGCAATTGGATTAGCAGGAATAGGGTCAGCTAAAGGAGTTGGGATTGCCGGAGAAGCCGGAGCAGGAATAATGACTGAAGATCCGAGCAAATTTGGACAGGTTCTTCTTCTGCAGGCTCTTCCTGGAACTCAGGGTATTTATGGATTACTTTCTGGATTCTGGGTACTTTTAAAACTTGGTCTTTTTGGTGGAACACCGGTTGCCGTTACTTCCGCTCAGGGATTGCAGATCTTGTTTGCTTGTCTTCCTATTGCTATTGTTGGTTTAATCTCAGGAATTTCACAGGGGAAAACATCCGCTGCCTGTATTGGTTTAATTGCCAAGAGACCGGAAGAAACCGGGAAAGCGATTATTCTCCCTGCTATGGTAGAAACCTACGCAGTTTTGGCATTACTAGCTACCATTCTGCTCCTTAACTCTGTTCAGTTGTAG
- a CDS encoding V-type ATP synthase subunit E, producing MSFEDILIKIEQEAQRRQKAILQNARLEAEKILEKANMEISQESERLVQQRTKESQLLVQRMLAEAKLKGRSIIGKIKSDAFQKVRSEVAAAFSKKITQSPEKWYTKIILNHSTSKDEIILMASNEADSLGEKFVKQLNQENKTSFRYGGLTQEIDSGLLLKKGGMVLNLSLNSLLEDTFRQNESQISQMLFKGIKK from the coding sequence ATGTCTTTCGAAGATATTTTAATTAAAATCGAACAAGAAGCCCAGAGACGACAAAAAGCTATCTTGCAAAATGCTCGCCTGGAAGCCGAAAAAATACTGGAAAAAGCCAATATGGAAATTAGCCAGGAAAGCGAACGGCTTGTCCAGCAGCGGACAAAAGAATCTCAACTGTTGGTTCAACGCATGCTCGCCGAAGCCAAATTAAAAGGGAGAAGCATTATCGGCAAAATTAAGTCTGATGCTTTTCAAAAAGTAAGGTCCGAAGTTGCTGCTGCTTTTTCCAAAAAAATTACCCAATCTCCAGAAAAATGGTACACGAAAATTATTTTAAATCATTCAACATCAAAGGATGAAATAATCCTTATGGCTTCTAATGAAGCTGATTCCTTGGGAGAAAAATTTGTCAAACAACTCAATCAAGAAAATAAAACTTCCTTTCGTTATGGTGGACTGACCCAGGAAATTGATAGTGGGTTGTTACTAAAAAAGGGTGGTATGGTTCTAAACCTGAGTTTAAATTCTCTTTTAGAAGACACCTTCCGTCAAAATGAAAGTCAAATATCACAAATGCTCTTCAAAGGAATAAAGAAATGA
- a CDS encoding V-type ATPase subunit, which produces MTTIQMKNCPVNATAYTYIIGRIRALERGLLNNRLLENALKAEDLEQAIRVLSELPYINEVLQNAVKNPSSIDKALTEHFWETLNEILKDQATVPVGLFFQMIYDFNDLKLIIKRHLTKSPNDTEYPASFEWKRALRFISGERNEYLDDVYRKAIDAALTGYENVHNAQVIENLMDRAFLMEVKALADNCESRVIKNWLIAYFIFAYLRSAIRAKFQQTKIDLFRSIYWENPYVRFEDLAEIVTGTDEKVTETIIHHGFRELLPHDVEYKNDPRFLSEMEKNMDNYLMKFLRPYRIQAFGPEPVFGFLYAKFTDVRNLRIILHGKYFQISENEIKSKLRECYYE; this is translated from the coding sequence ATGACAACAATTCAAATGAAAAACTGTCCAGTAAACGCTACTGCTTATACTTATATTATAGGAAGAATTCGTGCTTTGGAACGAGGTCTTCTTAACAATCGTTTGCTGGAGAATGCTTTAAAAGCCGAAGACCTTGAACAAGCAATTCGAGTTTTGTCGGAGCTTCCCTATATAAATGAAGTGCTCCAAAATGCAGTTAAAAATCCTAGTTCAATAGATAAAGCTTTGACTGAGCATTTTTGGGAAACTCTCAATGAAATCCTTAAAGACCAAGCAACAGTACCAGTAGGGCTTTTTTTTCAAATGATTTATGATTTCAATGACCTGAAGTTGATCATTAAACGACATCTCACAAAATCTCCCAATGACACTGAGTATCCTGCAAGTTTTGAGTGGAAACGCGCCCTTCGTTTCATCTCTGGTGAAAGAAATGAATATCTTGATGACGTCTATCGAAAAGCCATAGATGCTGCACTAACTGGATATGAAAATGTCCATAATGCTCAGGTTATCGAAAATCTAATGGATCGGGCTTTTTTGATGGAAGTAAAAGCTTTGGCTGATAATTGTGAGAGCAGAGTAATCAAAAATTGGTTGATTGCTTATTTTATATTTGCTTACCTTCGATCCGCGATACGAGCAAAATTTCAACAAACCAAAATTGATCTCTTTCGATCAATATATTGGGAAAACCCCTATGTTCGCTTCGAAGATTTAGCTGAAATTGTTACCGGTACTGATGAAAAAGTTACAGAAACCATCATTCATCATGGATTTCGAGAACTTCTGCCCCATGATGTTGAGTATAAAAATGATCCACGGTTTCTATCCGAGATGGAGAAAAACATGGATAATTACCTCATGAAATTTCTTCGTCCTTACCGCATTCAGGCATTTGGACCTGAACCGGTATTTGGATTTCTCTATGCAAAATTTACCGATGTTCGAAACCTGAGGATCATTTTGCACGGAAAGTATTTCCAAATCAGCGAGAATGAAATAAAAAGTAAACTGCGAGAGTGTTACTATGAGTAA
- a CDS encoding V-type ATP synthase subunit F: MSKVKVAFVGGEENSLCFRGMGFDVFSVNSFEALNNILPILRRERYSMIFSEWKFYNQIKKQFEDIRSEALPAILGIPTNPNEMGQGSKYISHLVEMAIGSNIMLQGEE, from the coding sequence ATGAGTAAGGTAAAAGTTGCCTTTGTTGGTGGAGAAGAGAATTCTCTTTGCTTTCGAGGAATGGGATTTGATGTATTCTCAGTAAATTCTTTTGAAGCTTTGAATAATATTCTACCTATTTTGAGAAGAGAAAGATACTCAATGATTTTTTCCGAATGGAAATTTTACAATCAAATAAAAAAACAATTTGAAGACATACGCTCTGAAGCCCTGCCAGCCATATTGGGAATTCCAACTAACCCAAATGAAATGGGACAAGGATCAAAATATATTTCTCATTTGGTTGAAATGGCGATTGGGAGTAATATTATGCTTCAGGGAGAGGAATGA
- a CDS encoding V-type ATP synthase subunit A: MQKETNGFILSINGPVVIAQNLSNAKMYDMVKVGTKKLVGEIIGIHNEDVTIQVYEETAGLQPGEPVETTHEPLSVELGPGLISNIFDGTQRPLEVILQSSGNFIARGVEEPALNRSKKWDFKPLVKEGTRVQAGDILGETQESTTINHKIMVPPGISGTLAEIKAGSFTVIEPLATIQTDEGEEYSITMLQRWPVRTGRPFANKLILGEPLITGQRVIDLFFPIAKGGVACIPGPFGSGKTVVQHQLAKWANADVIIFIGCGERGNEMTDVLMEFPELIDPYTGEPLMKRTVLIANTSNMPVAAREASVYTGITIAEYYRDMGYNVALMADSTSRWAEAMREISGRLEEMPGDEGFPAYLGSRIASFYERAGKVKCQGSDDRYGSLSVIGAVSPPGGDLSEPVTQNTLRVVQVFWGLEDKLAYKRHFPSINWLQSYSIYVQNLEAYWKQNVAPDFAQLRSEALRLLQQEAELDEIVRLVGVESLSFKERFVLEITRSIREDFLQQNAFVEIDTFTTLRKQYLMMKVILVYYQEGMKALDQGYSLKEILAIPARERIARMKFVPEEELSKLENLIGEIQDQVKAKMRGEVESNV; the protein is encoded by the coding sequence GTGCAAAAAGAAACGAACGGATTCATATTGAGCATTAACGGCCCGGTAGTCATTGCTCAAAATCTTTCCAATGCCAAAATGTATGATATGGTTAAAGTTGGAACGAAAAAATTGGTCGGTGAAATTATTGGAATACACAATGAAGATGTTACTATTCAGGTCTACGAAGAAACCGCTGGCCTCCAGCCTGGAGAACCGGTTGAGACGACCCATGAACCTTTGAGTGTCGAACTCGGGCCTGGTTTAATTTCCAACATTTTTGATGGAACCCAGCGACCTCTTGAAGTCATCTTACAGTCCTCTGGAAACTTTATCGCCCGAGGAGTAGAGGAACCAGCTCTTAATCGGAGTAAAAAGTGGGACTTCAAACCTCTGGTTAAAGAAGGAACCCGAGTTCAAGCTGGTGACATTTTAGGTGAAACCCAGGAGAGTACAACTATTAATCATAAAATTATGGTTCCTCCAGGGATCTCAGGAACCTTAGCTGAAATAAAAGCTGGGTCTTTTACAGTTATCGAACCACTAGCCACCATCCAAACCGATGAAGGAGAGGAGTATTCAATTACCATGTTGCAACGATGGCCGGTTCGGACTGGTCGCCCCTTTGCTAATAAGCTTATTTTAGGAGAACCTCTTATCACCGGACAGCGAGTTATTGACCTTTTCTTTCCTATCGCCAAGGGAGGAGTCGCTTGTATTCCAGGACCCTTTGGAAGTGGAAAAACCGTTGTTCAACATCAGCTGGCTAAATGGGCTAATGCCGATGTCATCATCTTCATTGGATGTGGAGAACGGGGAAACGAGATGACCGATGTTTTAATGGAATTCCCCGAGCTAATCGATCCCTATACCGGTGAACCCTTGATGAAAAGAACGGTATTGATTGCCAATACTTCGAACATGCCGGTTGCTGCTCGTGAAGCCTCGGTTTATACTGGAATTACTATCGCTGAGTATTACCGAGACATGGGTTACAACGTAGCCTTGATGGCAGACTCCACATCTCGATGGGCAGAAGCCATGCGAGAAATCTCCGGACGCTTAGAAGAAATGCCCGGAGACGAAGGTTTCCCTGCTTACTTAGGAAGTCGAATTGCCAGTTTCTATGAAAGAGCTGGAAAAGTTAAATGCCAAGGTTCTGATGATCGTTACGGGTCACTCAGTGTTATTGGAGCAGTTTCACCTCCAGGTGGAGACCTATCCGAACCAGTCACCCAAAATACTCTTCGGGTTGTACAAGTGTTTTGGGGATTAGAAGATAAACTGGCTTATAAACGGCATTTTCCTTCAATCAACTGGTTGCAAAGTTATTCAATTTATGTTCAGAACTTAGAAGCTTACTGGAAACAAAATGTTGCTCCTGATTTTGCCCAGCTGCGCAGTGAAGCCTTGCGACTTCTCCAGCAGGAAGCCGAATTGGATGAAATTGTTCGTCTGGTAGGCGTGGAATCGCTCTCATTCAAAGAGCGTTTTGTTTTAGAAATTACCCGTTCTATTCGGGAAGACTTCTTACAGCAGAATGCTTTTGTAGAAATCGATACCTTTACTACCTTACGAAAGCAATACTTGATGATGAAAGTGATTTTGGTTTATTACCAAGAGGGCATGAAAGCTCTTGATCAGGGATATTCTCTAAAAGAAATCCTTGCTATACCGGCTCGTGAACGAATAGCCCGAATGAAGTTTGTCCCCGAAGAGGAATTATCAAAATTAGAAAATTTAATTGGAGAAATCCAAGATCAAGTAAAAGCCAAAATGAGGGGGGAGGTTGAAAGCAATGTATAA
- a CDS encoding V-type ATP synthase subunit B: MYKEYLTISEVNGPLLTIEQVTDARYMEIVEIELQDGSRKRGQVLMTSSNQALVQVFEGTEGIGIGQTRVKFLGRVMELPVSPDILGRIFNGSGFPIDNGPEIFPDARLDINGNPMNPVARDYPIDFIQTGVSAIDGLNTLVRGQKLPIFSGSGLPHARLAAQIARQAKVLGEAETFAVVFGALGITFEEANYFISELRNTGAIERSVLFINLANDPAVERIITPRMALTAAEYLAFTMDMQVLVILTDMTNYCEALREISAARREVPGRRGYPGYLYTDLATMYERAGRIRGKKGSITQIPILTMPEDDKTHPIPDLTGYITEGQIIVSRQLFRKGIYPPIDVLPSLSRLRDKGIGKDKTREDHSDLANQLFAAYARGREAVELATILGEASLTDIDRIYMKFAEEFEAKFVKQGEYENRSIDETLNIGWELLRMLPKEELKRVRDAFIEKYYESESSESSVLTQQED; encoded by the coding sequence ATGTATAAAGAATATTTAACCATATCTGAAGTTAACGGCCCCCTATTAACCATTGAACAAGTTACTGATGCTCGCTATATGGAAATTGTTGAGATTGAACTCCAGGATGGATCTCGTAAGAGGGGTCAGGTGCTCATGACCAGTAGCAATCAAGCTCTGGTTCAAGTTTTTGAAGGAACTGAAGGAATCGGTATTGGCCAAACTCGAGTAAAATTTTTAGGACGGGTTATGGAGTTACCGGTGTCACCTGACATTTTGGGAAGAATCTTTAATGGTTCTGGTTTTCCCATCGATAACGGGCCCGAGATTTTCCCTGATGCTCGCTTAGATATCAACGGGAACCCGATGAACCCAGTAGCTCGAGATTATCCCATCGACTTCATCCAAACCGGAGTATCAGCCATCGATGGACTGAATACTTTAGTCAGAGGACAAAAACTTCCGATATTTTCTGGTTCTGGACTTCCTCATGCTCGTTTAGCCGCTCAAATCGCTCGACAGGCTAAAGTTTTAGGAGAAGCTGAAACCTTTGCGGTGGTTTTTGGCGCTTTAGGAATTACTTTTGAAGAAGCCAACTACTTTATTTCTGAGCTCCGTAATACCGGTGCCATTGAACGATCAGTTCTTTTTATCAATTTAGCCAATGACCCGGCAGTCGAGCGAATCATTACTCCCCGTATGGCTTTGACAGCTGCTGAATATCTGGCTTTTACCATGGATATGCAAGTATTGGTTATTCTGACCGATATGACCAATTACTGTGAGGCTCTGCGTGAAATTTCTGCCGCTCGAAGAGAAGTGCCGGGACGCCGGGGTTATCCAGGATATCTCTACACCGACTTAGCGACTATGTATGAAAGAGCCGGTCGTATTCGAGGGAAAAAGGGTTCAATTACTCAAATTCCTATTCTCACCATGCCAGAAGATGATAAAACTCATCCTATTCCTGACCTTACCGGATACATTACCGAGGGTCAAATTATTGTTAGTCGCCAGCTTTTCCGAAAGGGCATTTATCCGCCGATCGACGTTCTTCCATCTTTATCTCGTTTACGAGATAAAGGTATTGGTAAGGATAAAACTCGTGAAGACCATTCCGATCTGGCAAATCAGCTTTTCGCTGCTTATGCCCGAGGTCGTGAGGCGGTTGAATTGGCAACCATTCTGGGTGAAGCATCACTCACCGATATCGACAGGATTTATATGAAATTCGCCGAAGAATTTGAAGCGAAATTTGTCAAACAGGGAGAATATGAAAACCGCAGTATCGATGAAACTTTGAATATTGGTTGGGAATTACTCAGAATGCTTCCAAAAGAGGAATTGAAGCGAGTTCGGGATGCTTTTATCGAAAAATACTATGAATCTGAATCATCAGAATCATCAGTTCTGACTCAACAGGAGGATTGA
- a CDS encoding V-type ATP synthase subunit D — MRLNVNPNRMELMKLKNRLAMARRGHKLLKDKLDALVQDFVKIIRENRNLRQEVEKDIIKAFEAQNKASLMLSEQDKELVTTMTQQKVILDVSTRHITGVRVPHFEVYLEGNPYAYGLINTPAELDEAFSSFFRVLPLMIKLADAEKTIELLAVEIEKTRRRVNALEYVLIPNLEETIKYINFKLDELARGAITSIMRIKH, encoded by the coding sequence GTGAGACTGAACGTCAATCCGAACCGGATGGAATTAATGAAGCTTAAAAATCGCCTGGCTATGGCCAGGCGTGGCCATAAACTTCTCAAGGATAAACTTGATGCCTTAGTTCAGGATTTTGTGAAAATAATCCGTGAAAATCGCAACCTACGGCAAGAAGTTGAAAAAGATATCATTAAAGCCTTCGAAGCCCAGAACAAGGCATCGCTCATGCTTTCCGAACAAGATAAAGAATTAGTCACCACCATGACTCAACAAAAAGTTATTCTTGATGTCAGTACCCGTCATATCACCGGCGTAAGAGTTCCTCATTTTGAAGTCTATCTCGAGGGGAATCCCTATGCCTATGGTTTGATCAATACTCCTGCTGAATTAGATGAAGCATTCAGTTCTTTCTTTCGGGTTTTACCGCTCATGATAAAATTAGCCGATGCCGAAAAAACTATTGAGCTATTAGCTGTCGAAATCGAAAAGACCCGCCGGAGAGTGAATGCTCTCGAGTATGTTTTGATTCCGAATTTGGAAGAGACTATTAAATATATTAACTTTAAACTTGACGAATTAGCTCGGGGAGCCATCACTAGCATCATGCGAATCAAGCACTAA
- a CDS encoding IS481 family transposase: MPWTEVHKVDLRQELIYRYLNKEKVTDLCREYGISRKTAYKFIHRFQAFGLDGLKDQSRRPHHLAGQTDALTEQMILDTKFKHPSWGAKKLKPALERQYPDIVFPAISTISAILSRHGLVRSHPRRLRRSVPTSQLRTSHEPNEIWCVDFKGQFRTQDRKYCYPLTITDHYSRYLLACEALSSPSIQESLPVFKECFSTYGLPQVIRSDNGSPFASLHSPFGLTQLSVWLVKLGIILERIDPGHPEQNSRHERMHRTLKEEACQKPATNLFTQQDRFETFKTIYNTVRPHEAINQETPASWYHKSDRPYPKTLSDCEYPHHTLTRKVDSSGRISLYGNRLIRISKVFAGELLGFKDYTHSWLVSFSTYDIGIIDKKTLTFESTEIQDD; this comes from the coding sequence ATGCCATGGACGGAGGTACACAAAGTGGATCTCAGACAAGAATTGATTTATCGTTATCTCAACAAGGAAAAGGTGACAGATTTGTGTCGAGAATATGGAATCTCTCGAAAAACCGCCTATAAGTTTATTCATCGTTTTCAAGCCTTTGGTTTGGATGGACTTAAAGATCAATCCCGACGTCCTCATCACCTGGCGGGTCAAACTGATGCCCTGACCGAGCAAATGATTCTGGATACCAAATTCAAGCATCCCAGTTGGGGAGCTAAAAAGCTCAAGCCCGCCTTGGAAAGACAGTATCCCGATATTGTCTTTCCAGCAATCAGTACCATCAGTGCCATCTTATCTCGCCATGGACTGGTGAGATCACACCCTCGTCGATTGAGAAGAAGTGTGCCAACCAGTCAACTTCGAACCAGCCATGAACCCAATGAGATCTGGTGTGTCGACTTTAAAGGACAATTTCGAACCCAAGATCGGAAATACTGTTATCCTTTAACCATCACCGATCACTATAGCCGGTATCTCCTTGCCTGTGAAGCTCTTTCCTCTCCCAGCATTCAAGAATCCCTTCCGGTCTTCAAAGAGTGCTTTTCCACATATGGTCTTCCCCAGGTGATCCGCAGTGATAACGGGAGTCCCTTTGCTTCTCTTCACTCTCCCTTTGGACTCACTCAACTCTCGGTGTGGTTAGTGAAACTCGGCATCATCTTAGAGCGCATTGATCCGGGACATCCAGAACAAAATAGCCGTCATGAACGGATGCACCGCACCTTAAAAGAAGAGGCCTGTCAAAAACCAGCCACCAATCTTTTCACCCAACAAGACCGCTTTGAAACCTTTAAAACCATCTATAACACCGTACGACCCCATGAAGCAATCAACCAAGAAACCCCAGCTTCCTGGTACCACAAAAGTGACCGGCCCTATCCAAAAACCTTAAGTGATTGTGAATATCCTCATCATACGCTCACTCGTAAAGTCGATTCCTCAGGACGGATTTCTCTTTATGGCAACCGTCTGATCAGAATCAGTAAAGTCTTTGCTGGTGAACTTCTCGGATTCAAAGACTATACTCATTCCTGGTTAGTTAGTTTCTCTACCTATGATATTGGTATAATTGATAAAAAGACCCTTACTTTTGAATCAACGGAGATTCAAGATGATTAA
- a CDS encoding metallophosphoesterase family protein, whose product MKIAILADIHGNFDALEAVSLQLNSVDSLVVLGDIVGYGAEPERCAQWIIKQRADTILGNHDAACVGILPITWFNSLAADALFWTKNQISIYTQSFFQKIPQVVSGFVNAHWVHGSLRKPLEEYVDMVENAREIFNSHDFQTCFFGHTHVAEAFLFHEGKVLHPQFPEGGEIQLQSQKRYLINPGSVGQPRDGNPQASFALYDTETSIVKINRIRYNIQRAADKIIAAGLPEYLSLRLFSGR is encoded by the coding sequence ATGAAAATTGCCATCTTAGCTGATATTCATGGAAATTTTGATGCATTAGAAGCAGTATCGCTCCAGCTAAATAGTGTTGATAGTCTGGTTGTTCTGGGAGATATTGTCGGTTACGGTGCAGAACCAGAACGTTGTGCTCAGTGGATTATAAAACAAAGAGCCGATACTATTTTAGGAAATCATGACGCTGCCTGTGTTGGAATCCTTCCTATAACCTGGTTTAATTCCTTAGCTGCTGATGCGCTATTTTGGACCAAAAATCAAATCTCCATTTATACCCAGAGCTTTTTTCAAAAAATACCTCAAGTCGTATCAGGATTTGTTAATGCTCATTGGGTTCATGGGAGTTTAAGAAAGCCCTTAGAAGAATATGTAGATATGGTCGAAAATGCTCGGGAAATATTCAATAGTCATGACTTTCAAACTTGTTTTTTTGGTCACACTCATGTTGCTGAAGCCTTTCTCTTCCACGAAGGGAAGGTTTTACATCCCCAATTTCCCGAAGGAGGAGAGATTCAACTTCAGTCCCAAAAACGCTACTTGATTAATCCGGGAAGCGTCGGTCAACCTCGCGATGGGAATCCCCAAGCCTCTTTTGCTCTCTATGATACCGAGACAAGTATAGTCAAAATCAATCGAATTCGGTATAATATCCAGCGGGCAGCCGATAAAATCATCGCTGCAGGACTTCCGGAATATCTTTCCTTACGTTTGTTTTCTGGACGATAA
- a CDS encoding GIY-YIG nuclease family protein, with the protein MSTYLLFLKLPKITNIPVGKLGQFSFPAGQYIYVGRAKKNLETRLERHQRKNKTLHWHIDYLLHYAKLEKIITYDGNDECGLAKHLAFQPGITAPVSKFGSSDCSCGSHLFHLNGSHSSLGLPPGYTIFFNS; encoded by the coding sequence ATGAGCACCTATCTACTCTTTTTAAAATTACCGAAGATAACCAATATACCGGTAGGTAAACTCGGTCAGTTTTCTTTCCCTGCAGGTCAATATATTTATGTAGGAAGAGCTAAGAAAAACCTCGAAACCCGCTTAGAAAGGCATCAAAGAAAAAATAAAACTCTTCACTGGCATATTGATTATCTTCTTCACTATGCAAAATTGGAAAAAATAATAACTTATGACGGAAACGATGAATGTGGTTTGGCGAAACACCTTGCCTTTCAACCAGGAATAACAGCACCAGTCAGCAAATTCGGTTCGTCTGACTGTTCATGTGGATCGCATTTATTTCATCTGAATGGAAGTCACAGCTCTCTGGGTTTGCCTCCAGGTTACACAATTTTTTTTAATAGTTAA